Proteins encoded in a region of the Rutidosis leptorrhynchoides isolate AG116_Rl617_1_P2 chromosome 9, CSIRO_AGI_Rlap_v1, whole genome shotgun sequence genome:
- the LOC139867081 gene encoding uncharacterized protein, with amino-acid sequence MPNFSSHLILIFIIFIDHVDSTTHWEDIQSLKHFKNSIESNSVSPGSCLSTWDFTFDPCDSLNTEKFTCGIRCDVVLSNVSRITELTLDRAGYSGSLVLSSFPYLQTLDLTNNYFTGSIPGSVSKLTRLNRLILSTNSFSGSVPTDSLPNSLEELFLDNNNLVGPISPSLNNLQNLKRLELQGNKLSGEFPELSQLSQLYFADVSNNFISGKLPANLPANIVELTIRNNSLQGNITENLLKSAIYLQVLDLSYNNLTGDLSPELFSHRSLQQLTLANNGFSSVQVPVDWGKYSELIAVDLSNNNIHGFLPGFMGWMPKLTALNFENNKLSGMIPIQYALKAIGSDGVGPFERLLLGGNYLFGLIPGPFLRLNSGSGVMIQLGDNCLYECPESYFFCRGGGVQKSLIECKSFSPVIP; translated from the coding sequence ATGCCTAATTTTTCATcacatttaattttaatttttattattttcattgatCATGTCGACTCAACCACACATTGGGAAGACATACAATCCCTAAAACACTTCAAAAACTCCATCGAGTCCAACTCAGTGAGCCCCGGCTCGTGCTTATCCACTTGGGACTTCACATTTGATCCTTGTGATTCACTCAACACTGAAAAGTTCACTTGCGGTATCAGATGCGACGTCGTTTTATCCAACGTTAGTAGAATTACTGAACTCACATTAGACCGGGCCGGTTACTCCGGTTCACTTGTTTTATCTTCCTTCCCTTATCTTCAAACCCTTGACTTAACAAACAACTACTTCACCGGTTCAATCCCTGGTTCAGTGTCTAAACTAACTCGGTTAAACCGGCTCATTCTGTCGACTAACTCGTTCTCCGGTTCAGTTCCAACAGACTCGCTGCCGAACTCACTCGAAGAACTATTTTTGGATAATAATAATCTAGTGGGACCCATTTCACCCAGTTTAAATAATTTACAAAACTTAAAAAGACTCGAATTGCAAGGGAATAAACTCAGTGGTGAGTTCCCCGAGTTGAGTCAACTCAGTCAACTTTACTTTGCTGACGTCAGCAATAACTTCATCTCTGGCAAACTTCCGGCCAATTTACCGGCGAACATTGTCGAACTAACTATCAGAAACAACTCACTTCAAGGGAATATTACGGAGAATCTTTTGAAAAGTGCGATTTATTTGCAAGTATTAGACCTGAGTTACAACAATCTCACCGGAGATCTCTCGCCGGAGCTTTTCAGTCACCGGAGTTTACAACAGCTGACACTAGCAAACAACGGGTTTAGTTCGGTTCAAGTTCCGGTAGACTGGGGAAAATATAGCGAGTTAATAGCTGTTGATTTGAGTAATAATAATATCCATGGGTTTTTACCCGGGTTCATGGGTTGGATGCCGAAATTAACGGCGTTAAATTTTGAAAATAATAAGTTATCCGGAATGATTCCGATACAGTATGCTTTAAAAGCAATCGGGTCGGATGGAGTGGGTCCGTTTGAGAGATTGTTGTTGGGCGGGAATTATTTGTTCGGGTTAATACCAGGTCCGTTTTTGAGGTTAAATTCCGGGTCGGGTGTGATGATTCAGTTAGGGGATAATTGTTTATACGAATGCCCCGAAAGTTATTTTTTTTGTAGAGGTGGTGGGGTACAAAAGAGTTTGATCGAGTGTAAGAGTTTTAGTCCAGTTATTCCGTGA